One genomic region from Carassius auratus strain Wakin unplaced genomic scaffold, ASM336829v1 scaf_tig00007853, whole genome shotgun sequence encodes:
- the LOC113071673 gene encoding SLAM family member 5-like, with protein sequence MIDTFLFFCLCSWSLAGVFGVDAVQSVSVTEGDSVSLNVTDVQTNDEIEWRFGGILIAEINIKNKKSTVYSDSAGGRFRDRLKLDQTGSLFITNTSTNHSGRYTVTSSRRNTLLNTFNLSVYAHLPVPVISNISSQHSSSSSSSSSSNCSFLCSVVNVGDVTLSWYKGNSLLSSISVSDLNRSLSLPLEVEYQEKNSYSCVTNNPIRNQTTHLDICEHCQPCPDCICCCYTFEAVIRLALSALVGVAAVAVLVNDIRSTGSEQHGRD encoded by the exons ATGATTGACACATTTCTGTTCTTCTGTTTGTGCTCATGGAGTCTGGCTG GAGTGTTTGGTGTTGATGCAGTgcagtcagtgtcagtgacggagggagattctgtctctCTAAATGTGACTGATGTACAGACGAATGATGAGATCGAGTGGAGGTTTGGAGGAATCCTCATTGCTGAAATCAACATAAAGAACAAAAAGAGCACTGTTTATAGTGATAGTGCtggtgggagattcagagacagactgaagctggatcagactggatctctgttcatcacaaacaccagcacCAATCACTCTGGACGTTATACAGTCACCAGCAGCAGAAGAAATACTCTGCTCAACACATTTAAtctttctgtctatg CTCATCTTCCAGTTCCTGTCATCAGCAACATCTCTTCACAacattcatcatcatcttcatcatcatcatcatcaaattgTTCATtcctgtgttcagtggtgaatgtgggtgaTGTGACTCTCTcgtggtacaaaggaaacagtttattgtccagcatcagtgtgtctgatctcaacagaagtctctctctacctctggaggtggaatatcaggagaaaaacagctacagctgtgtgaccaacaatcccatcagaaaccagaccacacatctggacatctgtGAACATTGTCAGCCATGTCCAG ACTGTATCTGCTGTTGTTATACTtttgaagctgtgatccgattggctctctctgctctggtgggcgtggctgctgTTGCTGTGCTGGTTAATGACATCAGATCTACAGGAAGTGAACAACATGGAAGAGACTAG